Proteins encoded by one window of Flavobacterium sp. N502540:
- a CDS encoding 5' nucleotidase, NT5C type yields MKKKTIAIDMDGVLADIEAQLIKHYNEESGTSLSKESIQGLSEEEAFSDRVLLRKVLNANNFFRNLPVIPDAVESLRRLQENFEIFIVSAATEFPVSLAEKVAWLAEHFPFITWENIILCGSKRIINTDYMIDDHRKNLDHCMGKPIMFTAFHNVNQTHHIRVNNWKEAVEILEKDIVSNLN; encoded by the coding sequence ATGAAAAAGAAAACTATTGCCATCGATATGGACGGTGTACTTGCCGACATTGAAGCACAATTAATAAAACATTATAACGAAGAGAGCGGAACCTCGCTTTCAAAAGAAAGTATTCAGGGATTAAGCGAAGAAGAAGCTTTTAGTGACAGGGTGCTTTTGCGTAAAGTTTTGAATGCAAATAATTTTTTCAGAAATCTGCCGGTAATACCTGACGCAGTTGAAAGTTTACGTCGATTACAGGAAAACTTTGAAATATTTATTGTTTCTGCTGCGACAGAGTTTCCGGTATCACTGGCGGAGAAAGTAGCCTGGCTGGCGGAGCATTTTCCTTTTATCACATGGGAAAATATTATTTTATGTGGCAGCAAACGAATTATCAATACCGATTATATGATTGATGATCACAGAAAAAATTTAGATCATTGTATGGGAAAGCCAATTATGTTTACGGCATTTCATAACGTTAATCAAACGCATCATATAAGAGTAAACAACTGGAAAGAAGCCGTTGAAATTTTGGAAAAAGACATTGTATCTAATTTAAACTAA
- a CDS encoding DeoR/GlpR family DNA-binding transcription regulator has product MKKEERQKVILEYLSKEHRLTLQELSVYLNVSEDTIRRDVKELSDQGLLKAVRGGAVAPSPIPLHFRNREKHDLENKKIIAEKAISYLKDGQVVFIDGGTTSLALVASFPYDLKITVITNSFPVAALIEDLPNIELIFAGGRMCKTSFATASIETIDFFRNFRANICILGLCSIHHERGVTGVLHDDSQIKRNMIQHSDFVIALGSIEKVGTAESYFVCPIKDIDVLVTNIDPKDETLKPYQNAGVTLV; this is encoded by the coding sequence ATGAAAAAAGAGGAGCGTCAAAAAGTAATTTTAGAATACCTGTCAAAAGAACATCGACTTACCTTACAGGAACTTAGCGTCTACTTAAATGTTTCTGAAGACACAATAAGACGGGATGTAAAAGAACTTTCGGATCAGGGATTGTTAAAGGCTGTTCGTGGAGGGGCGGTTGCCCCGTCTCCGATTCCGCTTCATTTTAGAAACAGAGAGAAACATGACCTTGAAAACAAAAAAATAATAGCCGAAAAAGCAATCTCTTATTTAAAAGACGGACAGGTTGTTTTTATCGATGGTGGAACAACTTCATTAGCTTTAGTGGCCAGTTTCCCTTATGATTTGAAAATAACGGTCATTACAAACAGTTTTCCTGTAGCGGCCCTAATTGAAGATTTACCCAATATCGAATTGATTTTTGCAGGAGGAAGAATGTGCAAAACTTCTTTCGCGACTGCAAGTATAGAAACCATAGATTTTTTTCGAAATTTTAGAGCCAACATTTGTATTCTCGGGCTTTGCAGCATCCATCACGAACGTGGTGTTACGGGAGTTTTACACGATGATTCTCAAATAAAAAGAAACATGATTCAGCACTCAGATTTTGTTATCGCTCTGGGCTCTATCGAAAAAGTAGGCACCGCCGAATCCTATTTTGTTTGTCCGATTAAAGATATTGACGTACTGGTAACCAATATTGATCCGAAGGATGAAACCTTAAAACCTTATCAAAATGCAGGAGTGACTCTTGTTTAA
- a CDS encoding helix-turn-helix domain-containing protein produces MQFQYFLPSEILKPYIKHYYIFESDSNKEFEDTVFPSGEMEIIFNLGDGIWESLVDQTFYKTPKIELWGQITKPLAIKSKGKHTMLGIRFYTHTAAYFFKDEIGIFNNQIFDLEDIIGNPIKKLQEQLLETSDIKKRIELIETFLIQKIITNDKRSDKIEKVAHILSSLLNDPTESNINSISVKYGITPRYLHKLVFQHTGLAPKAFNKIKRFQHSLKLINTTEYPFTSIAYDSGYFDQSHFIRDFKSFTGITPTSYLENQFPINQLII; encoded by the coding sequence ATGCAATTCCAATATTTTTTGCCATCAGAAATTCTGAAGCCTTATATCAAACATTACTATATTTTTGAATCAGATTCGAATAAGGAGTTTGAAGACACAGTATTTCCGAGTGGCGAAATGGAAATTATTTTCAATCTTGGTGATGGCATTTGGGAATCATTGGTGGACCAGACTTTCTACAAAACTCCAAAAATTGAATTATGGGGACAGATCACTAAACCTCTTGCCATAAAATCAAAAGGCAAACATACGATGTTGGGCATTCGGTTTTATACCCACACAGCAGCTTATTTTTTTAAGGATGAAATCGGAATATTCAACAATCAGATTTTCGATCTCGAGGATATAATTGGTAATCCAATAAAAAAATTGCAAGAACAGTTATTAGAAACGTCTGATATTAAAAAAAGAATCGAACTGATCGAAACATTCCTGATACAAAAAATCATAACAAACGATAAAAGATCGGATAAGATCGAAAAAGTAGCTCACATCTTATCAAGTTTACTCAACGACCCGACTGAAAGCAATATCAATAGTATTTCAGTAAAATATGGTATAACGCCCCGTTATCTTCATAAACTAGTCTTTCAGCATACAGGGCTCGCTCCAAAAGCATTTAATAAAATCAAACGTTTCCAACACAGTCTTAAGCTCATTAACACTACTGAATACCCCTTTACTTCTATTGCTTATGATTCCGGTTATTTTGATCAATCACATTTTATCAGGGATTTTAAATCCTTTACGGGAATTACGCCAACTTCCTATTTAGAGAACCAGTTCCCTATCAATCAATTAATTATCTAA
- a CDS encoding YybH family protein: protein MNSFNTTSELNPKSTFFLVRFYDVFFNRNLLYLTLKFIVIVLLLSGCNSSSKNETADLSEAKKAIQESNAIYFDSFKNNDPSLFIDRYAEDASILLPNAPQIYGKEGAAKFFRKAYDEYGLRGGKFITTAVYGDGIAYVTEEGLWQSLNSKGELMDDGKFLVLWKKTSKGWKMFRDSFSSNREAK, encoded by the coding sequence ATGAATTCTTTTAATACTACATCAGAATTGAATCCAAAATCAACCTTTTTCTTAGTGCGTTTTTACGACGTATTTTTTAATCGAAACCTCCTTTATCTGACCTTAAAATTCATTGTAATTGTCCTATTGCTTTCCGGCTGTAATTCATCTTCAAAAAATGAAACCGCAGATTTAAGCGAAGCAAAAAAAGCAATACAGGAAAGCAATGCTATTTATTTTGATTCTTTTAAAAACAATGATCCATCCCTATTCATAGACCGATATGCTGAAGATGCTTCTATCTTACTCCCGAACGCACCACAAATTTATGGAAAAGAAGGTGCCGCCAAATTTTTCAGAAAAGCTTATGATGAATATGGCTTAAGAGGCGGAAAGTTTATCACCACAGCAGTATACGGTGACGGCATAGCGTATGTTACCGAAGAAGGATTGTGGCAATCTTTAAACTCCAAAGGCGAATTAATGGACGATGGAAAATTTTTGGTTCTCTGGAAGAAAACTTCAAAAGGCTGGAAAATGTTCAGAGATTCTTTTAGCAGTAATCGTGAAGCTAAATAA